The proteins below come from a single Streptomyces sp. B3I8 genomic window:
- a CDS encoding ABC transporter permease, translated as MTLQPAQSPAAMKEPATLPPAQSPSATRRSRGRARGIDPIPWWLKLVVALVAVYLILPTVFVIPMSFGSTRSFAFPPKNLSLDLYRNFFTDPDWLTSLRNSVVVGLLAALIATIVGTAAAVGLHHLQGKPARILRALLMIPLVTPAIVVAVAVYISFLKWHLVGTVQGYVLAHAAIGVPFVLVAVTSALSGFDSTLVRASASLGASPLRTFGRVTMPLIGKGILSGAVFAFVTSFDEVVIALFLRDPTFQTMPVQMYNSVTYEIDPTMAAASSLVVVVVTVVCLVLQYLGSRTKTR; from the coding sequence ATGACACTGCAACCCGCCCAGAGCCCAGCTGCCATGAAAGAGCCGGCGACGCTCCCGCCGGCACAGTCCCCCTCGGCGACACGGCGCAGCCGCGGGCGCGCCCGCGGGATCGACCCGATCCCCTGGTGGCTGAAGCTCGTCGTCGCTCTCGTCGCGGTCTACCTGATCCTGCCGACGGTGTTCGTCATCCCGATGAGCTTCGGCTCGACCCGGTCGTTCGCCTTCCCGCCGAAGAACCTCAGCCTCGACCTCTACCGCAACTTCTTCACCGACCCGGACTGGCTGACCTCGCTGCGCAACTCGGTGGTGGTCGGGCTGCTGGCCGCCCTCATCGCGACCATCGTCGGCACCGCCGCGGCCGTAGGCCTGCACCACCTTCAGGGCAAGCCGGCGCGGATCCTGCGGGCGTTGCTCATGATTCCGCTGGTGACGCCCGCGATCGTCGTCGCGGTCGCCGTCTACATCTCGTTCCTCAAATGGCACCTCGTCGGGACCGTGCAGGGCTACGTGCTCGCCCATGCCGCCATCGGCGTCCCCTTCGTCCTGGTGGCGGTGACCAGCGCCCTCAGCGGTTTCGACTCCACCCTCGTGCGCGCCTCCGCGTCGCTGGGAGCGTCGCCGCTCAGGACGTTCGGCCGGGTCACGATGCCGCTCATCGGCAAAGGCATCCTCAGCGGCGCCGTCTTCGCCTTCGTGACGTCGTTCGACGAGGTCGTCATCGCCCTGTTCCTGCGCGATCCGACATTCCAGACGATGCCCGTGCAGATGTACAACAGCGTCACCTACGAGATCGACCCCACCATGGCCGCGGCATCCAGCCTCGTGGTGGTCGTGGTGACCGTCGTCTGCCTCGTCCTGCAGTACCTGGGCAGCCGAACCAAGACGCGATAG
- a CDS encoding NAD-dependent succinate-semialdehyde dehydrogenase yields the protein MTLPSPPPPGLPPVHADLFIDGTWRAGADGGRFDVVDPADLSTIAAFAIATERDCHDAVDAAAAALDDWAATAPRERGELLRAAYELLTAEEEHLATLIVRENGKAWADAVGEARYATEFFRWFAEEAVRIPGEYRRSPSGDKRIVVDRQPVGVSLLITPWNFPAAMATRKLAPALAAGCTTILKPARETPLTAAYVVEALRRVGVPRGVVNLVTPVPTGPLVQQMIDRAEVRKVSFTGSTEVGRTLLHACADSVVSTSMELGGNAPVIVLPGADLDLTVAGALQAKMRNGGSACTAANRFYVHTSLHDEFVARMDAALAEMVVGPGLDRSHHLGALVSVAERDKVAALVDDAVASGATLVRGGKPSATGAFYDATLLTDVEHGSQINVTEIFGPVTAVVRYDDVDDAVRMANDTVYGLMAYVFGEERAAMAVARRLEAGMVAVNRGVVSDPAAPFGGVKQSGLGREGSSEGILEFLEEKYIALTE from the coding sequence ATGACCTTGCCCAGCCCTCCCCCACCCGGCCTCCCCCCGGTGCATGCCGACCTGTTCATCGACGGCACGTGGCGCGCCGGCGCCGACGGCGGCCGGTTCGATGTGGTCGACCCCGCTGACCTCTCCACGATCGCCGCGTTCGCCATCGCGACCGAGCGGGACTGCCACGACGCCGTCGACGCGGCAGCCGCCGCGCTGGACGACTGGGCGGCGACCGCACCACGGGAGCGCGGTGAACTCCTCCGTGCCGCGTACGAGCTGCTCACCGCGGAGGAGGAGCACCTTGCGACCCTGATCGTGCGGGAGAACGGCAAGGCCTGGGCCGACGCCGTCGGCGAGGCGCGCTACGCCACCGAGTTCTTCCGGTGGTTCGCGGAAGAAGCGGTGCGGATTCCGGGCGAATACCGGCGCTCGCCGTCCGGCGACAAGCGGATCGTCGTCGACCGGCAGCCGGTCGGGGTCTCGCTGCTGATCACCCCATGGAACTTCCCGGCCGCGATGGCGACCCGCAAGCTCGCTCCGGCCCTCGCCGCCGGGTGCACGACGATCCTCAAGCCCGCGCGCGAGACGCCCCTGACGGCGGCGTACGTCGTGGAGGCGCTGCGTCGAGTGGGCGTCCCGCGCGGGGTGGTCAACCTGGTCACACCGGTGCCGACAGGTCCACTGGTGCAGCAGATGATCGATCGCGCCGAGGTGCGGAAGGTATCGTTCACCGGGTCGACCGAGGTGGGCCGGACCCTGCTGCACGCCTGCGCCGACAGCGTCGTCAGCACATCGATGGAGCTCGGCGGCAACGCCCCGGTCATCGTCCTGCCCGGCGCGGACCTCGACCTCACGGTCGCCGGGGCCCTGCAGGCGAAGATGCGCAACGGCGGCTCGGCCTGCACCGCCGCGAACAGGTTCTACGTACACACCTCACTCCACGACGAGTTCGTCGCCCGCATGGACGCCGCCCTGGCCGAGATGGTGGTCGGCCCGGGCCTGGACCGCTCCCACCACCTCGGAGCCCTGGTCTCCGTCGCAGAGCGCGACAAGGTCGCTGCCCTCGTCGACGACGCGGTCGCGAGCGGCGCCACCCTCGTGCGCGGCGGAAAACCCTCGGCCACGGGCGCCTTCTACGACGCGACCCTCCTGACCGACGTCGAGCACGGGTCGCAGATCAACGTGACCGAGATCTTCGGACCGGTCACGGCGGTGGTCCGCTACGACGACGTCGACGACGCCGTACGCATGGCCAACGACACGGTCTACGGGCTCATGGCCTACGTCTTCGGCGAGGAGCGGGCCGCCATGGCCGTTGCCCGGCGGCTCGAAGCCGGCATGGTCGCTGTCAACAGGGGCGTGGTGAGCGACCCGGCAGCGCCGTTCGGAGGCGTCAAGCAGAGCGGCCTCGGCCGCGAGGGCAGCTCGGAGGGGATTCTGGAGTTCCTCGAGGAGAAGTACATCGCCCTGACCGAGTGA
- a CDS encoding ABC transporter permease, protein MTTWMKRQHLNPLWLLMVPAVGLLAAILLFPLAQSFVRSLGEPTWTLRHYQNLFTDGVTLRVLGRTASISAVVTVVTLLCGYPYAYVMTRVGPGMRGLLLVLVLIPFWTSVMARNFAWILILQRDGPVDSFFGLFGHSVVFYGTGTGVTISMSQVMLPFMVLPLYSALSGIDRRLLLAARGLGSHPIKAFWKVYWPLSRGGVVAGVVLVFTLALGFYVTPALLGSPQQSLVAQLLATRTTQLLDFAGAGALGMIVLAVTLALVALAYRVGGNVSAIGIVPTTSAEEEE, encoded by the coding sequence ATGACGACATGGATGAAACGACAACACTTGAACCCGCTCTGGCTGCTGATGGTGCCGGCCGTGGGCCTGCTCGCGGCGATCCTGCTGTTTCCTCTGGCGCAGAGCTTCGTCCGCAGTCTCGGCGAGCCCACCTGGACCCTTCGGCACTACCAGAACCTGTTCACCGACGGTGTCACACTGCGGGTGCTCGGGCGTACGGCATCGATCTCCGCGGTCGTGACGGTGGTGACGCTCCTGTGCGGCTATCCCTACGCCTACGTGATGACCCGGGTCGGACCGGGGATGCGCGGGCTGCTGCTGGTCCTCGTGCTGATCCCGTTCTGGACCTCCGTGATGGCCCGCAACTTCGCGTGGATCCTCATCCTCCAGCGTGACGGGCCGGTGGACTCCTTCTTCGGTCTGTTCGGCCACAGCGTGGTCTTCTACGGAACGGGCACCGGCGTCACCATCTCGATGAGCCAGGTGATGCTGCCGTTCATGGTGCTGCCCCTTTACAGCGCCCTGAGCGGGATCGACCGGCGGCTGCTACTGGCCGCCCGCGGTCTCGGGTCGCACCCGATCAAGGCATTCTGGAAGGTCTACTGGCCGCTGTCGCGCGGCGGCGTCGTGGCCGGCGTGGTCCTGGTGTTCACCCTGGCACTCGGCTTCTACGTCACCCCGGCCCTGCTCGGCTCGCCCCAGCAGTCGCTGGTCGCCCAGCTGCTCGCGACGCGCACGACCCAGCTCCTGGACTTCGCCGGTGCCGGTGCGCTGGGGATGATCGTCCTCGCGGTCACCCTCGCACTCGTGGCCCTGGCCTACCGGGTGGGGGGCAACGTCTCCGCCATCGGCATCGTCCCGACCACCTCCGCCGAGGAGGAGGAATGA
- a CDS encoding IclR family transcriptional regulator, with protein sequence MSIEVRRSNAAPSGETERGGIQSIDRAANVLALLDQDTRSLTPAVVAERLGLNRTTAHRYLQSLQTAGFLSTTYGPGPLLDQLSALVSERQQILTLAPAVLRQLSDSTDLTTVLSFLGRTGAVVTLVEEAHRGTIILTVRVGTVLEPKAAQTRALLAFATDPAAVTRGHAVLGPAEAALEREALTAVRRQGIAWAELHGQGLASVAAPVFVGNEASAAMALIGTSTMLQPLERSARRVQELEEAAQTLGTMVSG encoded by the coding sequence ATGAGCATCGAGGTGCGTCGATCGAACGCGGCGCCATCCGGCGAGACGGAGCGAGGCGGGATCCAGTCGATCGACCGCGCCGCGAACGTGCTGGCGCTGCTCGACCAGGACACCCGCAGCCTGACTCCCGCGGTGGTGGCCGAACGACTCGGGCTCAACCGCACCACCGCACACCGTTACCTGCAGTCACTCCAGACCGCCGGATTCCTCAGCACGACGTACGGTCCGGGGCCGCTGCTCGACCAACTCTCGGCCCTGGTGTCGGAGCGCCAGCAGATACTGACCCTCGCGCCCGCAGTCCTGCGCCAGCTCTCCGACAGCACCGACCTCACGACGGTGCTCAGCTTCCTCGGGCGTACCGGGGCGGTGGTGACGCTGGTCGAGGAGGCGCACCGCGGCACGATCATCCTCACTGTCAGGGTCGGCACCGTGCTCGAACCGAAGGCGGCCCAGACCCGGGCGCTGCTCGCGTTCGCGACCGACCCGGCAGCCGTCACCCGGGGGCACGCCGTACTCGGTCCCGCCGAGGCCGCCCTGGAGCGCGAGGCGCTGACGGCGGTACGCCGCCAGGGCATCGCCTGGGCGGAACTCCACGGGCAAGGGCTGGCCTCCGTGGCGGCGCCGGTGTTCGTGGGCAATGAGGCCTCCGCCGCGATGGCACTGATCGGAACGAGCACCATGCTCCAGCCCTTGGAGCGTTCCGCCCGGCGCGTGCAGGAGCTCGAAGAAGCAGCACAGACGCTCGGAACCATGGTTTCGGGCTAG
- a CDS encoding SpoIIE family protein phosphatase/ATP-binding protein encodes MVRLPGRSRAQPPRRVGASRAGRADGHAPPSPARPRRRRPLARLWAAVSGRSVAGQVFVLQAVIVMLLIVASVVALVLQVRHDTTQEARNRSLAVAETFANAPGTLQALHSANPTKVLQPRAEAVRKRAHVDFVVVMNTDAIRFTHPKPDRIGKKFVGTVAPALAGRPVTEEIDGTIGRLVQAVVPVEAPDGSVQGLVSAGVTTDNIGGAADRQLPLLLGAAGVAMALATAGTALVSRRLQHQTHGLGPAEMTRMYEHHDAVLHAVREGVVIVDGGGRLVLANDEAHRLLDLPDAAEGLRVGELGLAQDMADLLASRRMATDEVHLVEGRLLAVSQRPTQLRGGPFGSVATLRDTTELRALSGRAEVARERLRLLYDAGVGIGATLDVTRTAEELAETAVPRFADFVTVDLSPEVLEGQEPKPASTLRRSALSGLRKDAPLYPVGERITFVPSSPQARSLSTGTALLVPDLSRAPDWQAQDLERSAQVMEQGIHSLITVPVRVGPLVMGLVNFWRSERPEPFDQEELVLAEELVARAAVSIDNARRYTREHTMAVTLQRSLLPRNLPDQSALDLAYRYLPAQAGVGGDWFDVLPLSGARVAVVVGDVVGHGLHAAATMGRLRTAVRNFSALDLPPDEILAYLDELVDRIDQDEAQDDTAAITGATCLYAIYDPVSRICTMARAGHPPPAVAGPDGEVVFPDVPAGPPLGLGGLPFETAEVELAEGSRLVLYTDGLVESRERDIDVGLEALRRALAAAGDQSVDAVCRSVLETLLPAGQNDDVALIVARTRALGADDVAEWEVPSDPAAVGVVRAQVSRRLAEWGLDELVFATELILSELVTNAIRYGSGPIRVRMLRDRSLICEVFDASGTSPHLRYAATTDEGGRGLFLVAQVATRWGTRYVREGKVIWAEQALG; translated from the coding sequence ATGGTCCGACTGCCGGGTCGATCTCGGGCTCAGCCGCCCCGCCGCGTCGGCGCCTCGCGTGCCGGTCGCGCGGACGGGCATGCACCGCCGTCCCCCGCCCGCCCCCGCCGTCGGCGGCCGCTCGCCAGGCTGTGGGCGGCGGTCAGCGGCCGCAGCGTCGCCGGACAGGTGTTCGTCCTCCAGGCCGTGATCGTCATGCTGCTGATCGTCGCCTCGGTGGTGGCGCTGGTGCTGCAGGTGCGTCATGACACCACCCAGGAGGCGCGCAACCGCTCGCTCGCCGTCGCCGAGACCTTCGCCAACGCGCCCGGCACCCTCCAGGCGCTGCACAGCGCGAACCCCACCAAGGTGCTGCAGCCAAGGGCGGAGGCGGTGCGCAAGAGGGCGCACGTGGACTTCGTCGTCGTCATGAACACCGACGCGATCCGCTTCACGCACCCCAAGCCGGACCGCATCGGGAAGAAGTTCGTCGGCACGGTCGCCCCCGCGCTGGCCGGACGACCCGTCACCGAGGAGATCGACGGCACGATCGGCAGGCTGGTGCAGGCCGTCGTCCCCGTCGAGGCGCCCGACGGTTCGGTGCAGGGGCTGGTGTCGGCGGGCGTCACCACCGACAACATCGGCGGCGCCGCCGATCGGCAACTCCCCCTCCTGCTGGGCGCCGCGGGTGTCGCGATGGCCCTGGCCACGGCGGGCACGGCACTGGTGAGCCGCCGGTTGCAGCACCAGACGCACGGTCTGGGCCCGGCCGAGATGACGCGGATGTACGAGCATCACGACGCGGTGCTGCACGCGGTGCGCGAGGGTGTGGTCATCGTCGACGGCGGCGGGCGGCTGGTCCTCGCCAACGACGAGGCGCACCGGCTGCTGGATCTGCCGGACGCGGCCGAGGGCCTGCGGGTGGGCGAGCTCGGCCTCGCCCAGGACATGGCCGATCTTCTGGCGTCCCGTCGGATGGCCACGGACGAGGTGCACCTGGTCGAGGGCCGGTTGCTGGCGGTCAGCCAGCGGCCCACCCAGTTGCGCGGCGGCCCCTTCGGCAGCGTCGCCACGCTGCGCGACACCACCGAGCTGCGGGCGCTCTCCGGCAGGGCCGAGGTGGCACGCGAGCGGCTGCGGCTGCTGTACGACGCCGGGGTCGGGATCGGCGCCACCCTGGACGTCACCCGTACCGCCGAGGAGTTGGCGGAGACGGCCGTGCCGCGTTTCGCCGACTTCGTCACCGTGGACCTCTCCCCCGAGGTGCTGGAGGGTCAGGAGCCGAAGCCGGCCAGCACCCTGCGCCGCTCGGCGCTCAGCGGCCTCCGTAAGGACGCGCCGCTGTACCCGGTGGGCGAGCGCATCACGTTCGTCCCGAGTTCCCCGCAGGCGCGCAGCCTGAGCACCGGCACGGCGCTCCTCGTACCGGACCTGTCCCGGGCCCCCGACTGGCAGGCCCAGGATCTGGAGCGGTCCGCGCAGGTGATGGAGCAGGGCATCCACTCGCTGATCACCGTGCCGGTGCGGGTGGGCCCGCTGGTGATGGGTCTGGTCAACTTCTGGCGCTCGGAGCGGCCTGAGCCGTTCGACCAGGAGGAGCTGGTCCTCGCCGAGGAGCTCGTCGCGCGGGCGGCGGTCTCCATCGACAACGCGCGCCGCTACACCCGCGAGCACACGATGGCCGTGACGCTCCAGCGCAGTCTGCTGCCGCGCAACCTCCCCGACCAGAGCGCCCTGGACCTCGCCTACCGCTACCTCCCGGCGCAGGCGGGGGTGGGCGGCGACTGGTTCGACGTGCTGCCGCTGTCGGGGGCCCGGGTCGCCGTCGTCGTCGGTGACGTGGTCGGGCACGGGCTGCACGCCGCCGCCACCATGGGGCGGCTGCGCACGGCGGTGCGGAACTTCTCGGCGCTCGACCTGCCGCCGGACGAGATCCTCGCCTACCTGGACGAGCTCGTCGACCGCATCGACCAGGACGAGGCGCAGGACGACACCGCCGCGATCACCGGCGCGACCTGCCTGTACGCGATCTACGACCCGGTCTCGCGGATCTGCACTATGGCGCGGGCGGGGCATCCGCCGCCGGCCGTGGCCGGTCCGGACGGCGAGGTCGTCTTCCCCGATGTGCCGGCCGGTCCCCCGCTGGGCCTGGGTGGTCTGCCCTTCGAGACGGCCGAGGTGGAGCTGGCCGAGGGCAGCCGCCTGGTGCTGTACACGGACGGCCTGGTGGAGAGCAGGGAGCGGGACATCGACGTCGGCCTGGAGGCGCTGCGCCGGGCGCTGGCCGCGGCCGGTGACCAGTCCGTGGACGCCGTCTGCCGGTCCGTGCTGGAGACCCTGCTGCCGGCCGGCCAGAACGACGACGTGGCCCTGATCGTGGCCCGTACGCGGGCGCTCGGCGCGGACGACGTGGCGGAGTGGGAGGTGCCGTCCGATCCGGCGGCGGTCGGCGTGGTGCGCGCGCAGGTGTCGCGGCGGCTGGCCGAGTGGGGGCTGGACGAGCTGGTCTTCGCGACGGAACTGATCCTGAGCGAGCTGGTGACCAACGCGATCCGCTACGGCAGCGGTCCGATCCGGGTGCGGATGCTGCGGGACCGGAGCCTGATATGCGAGGTGTTCGACGCGAGCGGGACGTCACCGCACCTGCGGTACGCGGCGACGACGGACGAGGGCGGGCGGGGACTGTTCCTGGTCGCCCAGGTGGCGACGCGGTGGGGCACGCGGTACGTACGGGAGGGGAAGGTCATCTGGGCCGAGCAGGCGCTGGGGTGA
- a CDS encoding DUF6282 family protein, whose amino-acid sequence MTVTVEPTPALLEVLDGVVDLHCHSGPSPFPRRFDHVEASHDGARINMRAILCKSHHHNTVMDLLAMRTQLAEAPTPMYGGVALNSEVGGINPSAVAVAINMGGRCVWGPTVSAAQHIDAHSHDDGFPSAAGNLYEEEVSVFDDSGEVSEQTHLVTKLVAEAGIMLTGGHLDAESMKAYFKTAAANGVRRILLHHPDFIVNASDTDIEEMVGYGAYVEHELSMYHPDVPAPDFTIERLVNWIEKVGPERTVINSDLGQKGNPLPVDAYLYIVQQLLDHGVSAQDVRQMICRNTAFLLGLEETA is encoded by the coding sequence ATGACCGTCACGGTGGAACCGACTCCCGCACTGCTCGAGGTCCTGGACGGTGTCGTGGATCTGCACTGCCACTCCGGGCCCAGCCCGTTCCCGCGCCGGTTCGACCATGTGGAGGCCTCCCACGACGGGGCGCGCATCAACATGCGGGCGATCCTGTGCAAGTCCCATCACCACAACACCGTGATGGACCTGCTGGCGATGAGGACCCAGCTCGCCGAGGCACCCACCCCGATGTACGGCGGGGTCGCGCTCAACTCCGAGGTCGGCGGGATCAACCCCTCCGCGGTCGCGGTCGCCATCAACATGGGCGGCCGCTGCGTCTGGGGGCCCACGGTCTCCGCGGCCCAGCACATCGATGCCCACAGCCACGACGACGGATTCCCCTCCGCGGCGGGCAACCTCTACGAGGAGGAGGTCTCGGTCTTCGACGACTCCGGCGAGGTGTCGGAGCAGACTCACCTCGTCACCAAACTGGTCGCGGAGGCCGGCATCATGCTCACCGGCGGGCACCTGGACGCCGAGTCGATGAAGGCCTACTTCAAGACCGCCGCCGCCAACGGGGTCCGCCGCATCCTGTTGCACCACCCCGACTTCATCGTCAACGCCTCCGACACCGACATCGAGGAGATGGTGGGGTACGGCGCCTACGTGGAGCACGAGCTCTCGATGTATCACCCGGACGTCCCGGCGCCCGACTTCACGATCGAGCGGCTCGTCAACTGGATCGAGAAGGTCGGCCCCGAGCGAACGGTCATCAACTCCGACCTGGGCCAGAAGGGCAACCCCCTCCCGGTGGACGCCTATCTGTACATCGTGCAGCAGCTGCTCGACCACGGTGTCTCCGCGCAGGACGTGCGTCAGATGATCTGCCGCAACACCGCCTTCCTGCTGGGCCTGGAGGAGACCGCCTGA
- a CDS encoding iron-containing alcohol dehydrogenase, with translation MPELTGTLRLPARVHFGYGTRAQLAEVVAVHGRRVLAVVDPFLRGSRHLADIVTGLETAGLTVRVHSDITPELPVATLDGAAELARTYGADVILAIGGGSALDAAKVVALLATHGGPLSRYYGENLVPGPVLPIVAVPTTAGTGSEVTPVAVVSDPERELKVGVSSPFLVPAAAVVDPELTLGAPATVTAYSGIDALVHAVESFTARPLDPDWASTVPVFTGRNALAESVALQAAAHLGPWLSPAVHTPADRRAREEVARGALLAGIAFGSTGTHLCHALQYPIGAMTSTPHGLGTGLLLPYALDVMRTEPDIADRIARLGAALEGLPAQEASAERTIRRIVEINHAIGVPGSLTEIGISRDQLPQIAGLAQKSQRLLAIAPVEPTHELLLDLLGRALAGTLKKETLA, from the coding sequence ATGCCTGAGCTCACCGGAACACTCCGTCTCCCCGCACGTGTGCATTTCGGCTACGGTACCCGTGCCCAGCTGGCCGAGGTCGTCGCCGTCCATGGCCGACGAGTGCTCGCGGTCGTCGACCCGTTTCTCCGGGGCTCGCGACACCTCGCCGATATCGTCACCGGGCTCGAGACGGCGGGCCTCACCGTGCGGGTGCACTCCGACATCACCCCCGAGCTTCCGGTCGCCACCCTCGACGGCGCGGCCGAACTCGCCCGCACGTACGGTGCGGACGTCATCCTCGCGATCGGCGGCGGCAGTGCCCTGGACGCGGCGAAGGTGGTGGCGCTCCTCGCGACCCATGGCGGCCCGTTGAGCCGCTACTACGGGGAGAACCTCGTCCCCGGCCCCGTCCTCCCGATCGTGGCGGTCCCGACCACGGCCGGCACCGGCTCGGAGGTGACTCCCGTCGCCGTCGTGTCCGACCCCGAACGCGAACTCAAGGTAGGCGTCTCCAGTCCGTTCCTTGTACCGGCCGCGGCTGTCGTCGACCCTGAGCTCACCCTCGGGGCGCCCGCCACCGTGACCGCGTACTCGGGCATCGACGCACTGGTACACGCGGTGGAGTCGTTCACCGCCCGCCCCCTCGACCCGGACTGGGCTTCCACGGTGCCGGTGTTCACCGGCCGTAACGCCCTGGCGGAATCGGTGGCCCTACAGGCCGCGGCGCACCTGGGGCCGTGGCTGTCGCCCGCCGTGCACACGCCCGCGGACCGCAGGGCGCGCGAGGAGGTCGCCCGCGGCGCGCTCCTCGCCGGCATCGCCTTCGGCTCGACCGGCACTCATCTGTGCCATGCCCTGCAGTACCCGATCGGGGCCATGACCAGCACACCGCACGGGCTCGGTACCGGGCTGCTGCTCCCCTACGCCCTGGACGTGATGCGGACCGAGCCGGACATCGCCGATCGGATCGCCCGCCTCGGCGCCGCTCTTGAAGGGCTGCCCGCCCAGGAGGCGTCCGCCGAGCGGACCATCCGCAGGATCGTCGAGATCAACCACGCCATCGGGGTACCCGGTTCGCTCACCGAGATCGGCATCTCGCGAGACCAGTTGCCGCAGATCGCCGGACTCGCCCAGAAGTCGCAGCGACTGCTGGCGATCGCGCCGGTCGAGCCGACCCACGAGCTGCTGCTCGACCTCCTCGGACGTGCCCTGGCCGGAACCCTGAAGAAGGAGACCCTCGCATGA
- a CDS encoding bifunctional 2-polyprenyl-6-hydroxyphenol methylase/3-demethylubiquinol 3-O-methyltransferase UbiG: MHPDPASDPAAFWEARYRDNGRVWSGRPNTPLVQQTEGLRPGRALDLGCGEGADAVWLASRGWQVTGVDISPTALARAAAHAAEAGVGDRTTWERHELGRSFPKGTFDLVNAEYLQSPVALDQDGALRRAADALAPGGTLLIVMHAGWPSWQEEPPFEAEFPTLDGLLQRLALPEEEWVLETKETLRRPSPSPDGVRGYREDHVWRLRRVGGGSGSGA; this comes from the coding sequence ATGCACCCCGACCCCGCCAGCGACCCCGCCGCCTTCTGGGAGGCCCGATACCGGGACAACGGGCGGGTCTGGAGCGGTCGCCCCAACACCCCGCTCGTCCAGCAGACGGAGGGACTGCGACCCGGCCGCGCCCTCGACCTCGGCTGCGGCGAGGGCGCCGACGCCGTCTGGCTCGCCTCCCGCGGCTGGCAGGTCACCGGCGTCGACATCTCGCCCACCGCCCTCGCCCGCGCCGCCGCGCACGCCGCCGAGGCCGGCGTCGGTGACCGCACCACGTGGGAGCGGCACGAACTGGGCAGGTCCTTCCCAAAGGGCACCTTCGACCTGGTCAACGCGGAATACCTGCAGTCCCCGGTCGCGCTGGACCAGGACGGGGCCCTGCGCCGGGCCGCCGACGCACTCGCCCCCGGCGGCACCCTGCTGATCGTGATGCACGCCGGGTGGCCGTCGTGGCAGGAGGAGCCGCCGTTCGAGGCGGAGTTCCCCACGCTCGACGGGCTGCTCCAGCGGCTGGCACTGCCGGAGGAGGAGTGGGTGCTCGAGACGAAGGAGACACTCCGCAGGCCGAGTCCCTCCCCGGACGGGGTGCGCGGATACCGTGAGGACCATGTGTGGCGGCTGCGCCGGGTGGGAGGGGGGTCGGGCTCGGGAGCCTGA
- a CDS encoding 3-keto-5-aminohexanoate cleavage protein, whose translation MKVAEKVIISTAVTGSVNVPSQSPYLPLSAEEVADSAIGAVEAGSAIVHLHARHPDGRPAYEPEIFEEIVGRITDRTDAVINITTGGSTAMTLEQRLAGAIRVRPELASMNMGSMNFVYSGIADRVTEWRHDWERPYVLNTYSQPFVNTFDKIEETLRALGELGTRFEYECYDIGHLYSLAHFVEKGLARPPLLIQGVFGILGGIGADHDNLEHMVRVADRLFGDDYSFSAFAAGRDQIQFGTHSAWLGGHVRVGLEDSLWIGKGRLAESNAQQVHKIRAVIEDLGKQIATPADARALLALRGAGASTEGSKRI comes from the coding sequence ATGAAGGTCGCCGAGAAGGTCATCATCAGCACGGCCGTCACCGGATCCGTGAACGTGCCCTCGCAGAGCCCGTATCTCCCGCTGTCCGCCGAAGAGGTGGCGGACAGCGCGATCGGTGCGGTCGAGGCGGGCTCGGCGATCGTGCACCTGCACGCACGTCACCCCGACGGCCGCCCCGCGTACGAGCCCGAGATATTCGAGGAGATCGTCGGACGCATCACGGACCGGACCGACGCGGTCATCAACATCACCACCGGCGGCTCGACGGCCATGACGCTGGAGCAACGCCTGGCCGGCGCCATCCGGGTCCGGCCCGAGCTCGCCTCGATGAACATGGGCTCGATGAACTTCGTCTACTCCGGTATCGCCGACAGGGTCACGGAGTGGAGGCACGACTGGGAGAGGCCCTACGTCCTCAACACGTACAGCCAGCCCTTCGTGAACACCTTCGACAAGATCGAGGAGACACTGCGGGCCCTGGGGGAACTGGGCACCCGCTTCGAGTACGAGTGCTACGACATCGGGCACCTCTACTCACTCGCCCACTTCGTCGAGAAGGGACTGGCCAGGCCGCCGCTGCTGATCCAGGGCGTCTTCGGCATCCTCGGCGGGATCGGTGCCGACCACGACAACCTCGAGCACATGGTCAGGGTGGCCGACCGGCTGTTCGGTGACGACTACTCGTTCTCCGCGTTCGCCGCCGGGCGCGACCAGATCCAGTTCGGCACCCACAGCGCCTGGCTGGGCGGACATGTCCGGGTCGGCCTCGAGGACAGTCTGTGGATCGGCAAGGGCCGGCTCGCGGAGAGCAACGCCCAGCAGGTCCACAAGATCCGCGCCGTGATCGAGGACCTCGGCAAGCAGATCGCCACCCCGGCCGATGCGCGCGCCCTGCTCGCGCTGCGCGGCGCCGGAGCCTCCACCGAAGGGAGTAAGCGCATATGA